One Verrucomicrobiaceae bacterium genomic window carries:
- the folD gene encoding bifunctional methylenetetrahydrofolate dehydrogenase/methenyltetrahydrofolate cyclohydrolase FolD, with translation MMLISGNQVAEKVLLECKAEIAALKACGVTPGLAVVLVGDDPASRAYVRSKDKKCRDLGLHSVKLELPATTSQAELLAVVAKLNADPAIHGILVQSPPPAHIDESAIVRAIEPTKDVDGFHPVNVAKLALEDASGFVPCTPLGCQRLLMEAGIETKGARAVIIGRSMIVGKPMAMLLMAKGPGGDATVTVAHSRTKDLAAITREADIIIAAIGRPGFVRAEHVREGAVVIDVGINRVDDPGSEKGYKLVGDVAFDEVAPKCRAITPVPGGVGPMTIAMLMANTIKAAKLATGR, from the coding sequence ATGATGCTTATCTCAGGAAATCAGGTCGCAGAAAAAGTACTTTTGGAATGCAAAGCGGAAATCGCCGCGCTGAAGGCGTGTGGTGTCACGCCAGGGCTGGCGGTGGTGTTGGTGGGGGATGATCCTGCCTCGCGGGCTTATGTGCGCTCGAAGGATAAAAAGTGCCGCGATCTCGGGCTGCACTCGGTGAAGTTGGAATTACCTGCCACGACGTCGCAGGCGGAGTTGCTGGCTGTGGTGGCCAAGTTGAATGCTGATCCGGCCATTCACGGCATTTTGGTGCAAAGTCCGCCCCCTGCTCACATCGACGAAAGCGCGATCGTGAGAGCTATCGAGCCCACGAAGGATGTGGATGGCTTTCACCCGGTCAATGTGGCCAAGCTGGCGCTGGAGGATGCATCTGGCTTCGTGCCTTGCACGCCCCTGGGTTGCCAGAGACTGCTCATGGAGGCCGGGATCGAGACAAAGGGCGCCCGAGCGGTGATCATCGGTCGCAGCATGATCGTTGGGAAGCCGATGGCGATGCTCCTCATGGCGAAAGGGCCGGGCGGTGACGCGACGGTCACGGTGGCGCATTCACGCACGAAGGATCTGGCTGCGATCACCCGCGAGGCGGATATCATCATCGCGGCGATTGGCCGCCCAGGCTTCGTGAGAGCGGAGCACGTGCGCGAGGGAGCCGTGGTGATCGATGTGGGCATCAATCGCGTGGACGATCCAGGCTCTGAAAAAGGCTACAAGCTGGTTGGTGATGTGGCTTTTGATGAAGTGGCGCCGAAGTGCCGCGCCATCACGCCTGTGCCAGGCGGCGTGGGTCCCATGACCATCGCGATGCTGATGGCCAATACGATCAAGGCAGCCAAATTGGCCACGGGACGCTGA
- the dnaG gene encoding DNA primase: MGRIPEETVNQILAATDIVALIGRSVKLRRAGTNFTGLCPFHNEKTPSFNVSPSRGTYHCFGCGAGGSAIRFIMEQDGMSFVEAVKRLADAAGIRVEEEVWDANAEAEAKQRSLLLRANKESAEWFHALLLKHKLAAPAREYLKSRGINAEMAKRWQMGYAPQSTAFYREWMAQQKLSEQAMVDAGIFTQPGPDDSGHISRPYARWRHRLMFPIRNDNGDVIAFSGRILDPEQKGGKYVNSPETPVFSKSRVLFGFDKSKRHIAKAGQAFICEGQIDMIMVFEAGLQNVVAGQGTAFTEQHAKMLKRLCNEVILCYDSDGAGRKAVVSAFELLSPHGLMVRVASLPPGEDPDSLIRKQGADTLREIVMNAPEFLEHQIRAMRSDAKGDGMAERVRMAGQVAGAISIFTGVAQRVAAVNKVAKLLEISEDELGRMVTRAAKDREKRPQKSDEAKDAVKPDESAKKLLAAQHPNAMLLCQIALADAQVLHWLRSEPCEQILNDVPGTELLSLLWHSRYDPMDDISQTTFLAGLERHEEAALAQLIARKRPPGGLEEARQTLDTLEVARLQSLIQRAKARMRQPDQQPDDMAAEQEHVIELTAQLKESLDRLRPAQH; this comes from the coding sequence ATGGGCCGTATCCCTGAAGAAACCGTTAACCAAATCCTCGCCGCGACAGACATCGTGGCGCTGATCGGTCGTAGTGTGAAGCTGCGTCGTGCGGGCACGAATTTCACGGGCCTTTGTCCATTTCACAATGAGAAGACGCCTTCTTTCAATGTGAGTCCATCACGCGGCACCTATCATTGCTTTGGCTGTGGTGCGGGTGGTTCCGCGATTCGATTTATTATGGAACAGGATGGCATGTCGTTCGTCGAGGCGGTGAAGCGTCTCGCCGATGCTGCGGGCATCCGGGTGGAGGAGGAGGTGTGGGATGCGAATGCTGAGGCAGAGGCGAAGCAGCGCTCACTGCTACTTCGTGCGAATAAAGAGTCTGCAGAGTGGTTTCACGCGTTGCTTCTGAAGCATAAACTCGCCGCGCCAGCTCGTGAGTACCTGAAGTCTCGTGGCATCAATGCTGAGATGGCCAAGCGTTGGCAGATGGGCTATGCGCCGCAGAGTACGGCCTTTTATCGAGAATGGATGGCTCAACAAAAGCTCTCTGAGCAGGCGATGGTCGATGCTGGCATCTTTACCCAGCCGGGGCCGGATGACAGTGGCCACATTAGCCGTCCTTACGCTCGCTGGCGGCACCGTCTGATGTTTCCCATTCGCAATGACAATGGCGACGTGATCGCCTTTAGCGGTCGTATACTCGATCCTGAGCAAAAAGGCGGAAAATACGTCAATTCACCCGAGACGCCGGTTTTTAGCAAGAGTCGTGTCCTTTTCGGATTCGACAAATCGAAGCGCCATATCGCCAAAGCGGGCCAGGCCTTCATCTGCGAAGGCCAGATCGATATGATCATGGTTTTCGAGGCTGGTCTGCAAAATGTCGTCGCAGGGCAGGGGACCGCTTTCACCGAGCAGCATGCTAAAATGCTCAAGCGCCTCTGCAACGAAGTCATTCTCTGCTACGATAGCGACGGCGCAGGTCGAAAAGCTGTCGTGAGTGCCTTCGAGCTGCTTTCTCCGCACGGTCTCATGGTGCGTGTGGCATCGCTGCCGCCTGGGGAAGACCCAGATTCACTGATTCGTAAGCAAGGGGCCGATACTCTGCGTGAGATCGTGATGAATGCGCCAGAGTTTTTAGAGCACCAGATCCGTGCCATGCGCTCCGATGCAAAGGGCGACGGTATGGCCGAGCGCGTGCGCATGGCTGGCCAAGTCGCTGGAGCGATCAGCATTTTCACTGGTGTGGCCCAGCGAGTCGCGGCGGTCAATAAAGTGGCCAAATTGCTCGAAATCTCGGAAGATGAACTCGGGCGCATGGTCACCCGTGCGGCCAAAGACCGCGAAAAGCGGCCTCAGAAGTCCGATGAGGCCAAGGACGCCGTGAAACCCGATGAGAGTGCCAAAAAGCTACTCGCCGCACAACACCCGAACGCGATGCTCCTCTGTCAAATCGCCCTCGCGGATGCCCAAGTGCTCCATTGGCTCCGCTCTGAGCCCTGTGAGCAGATTTTGAATGATGTCCCCGGCACGGAGTTGCTTTCGCTGCTCTGGCACAGTCGCTACGATCCGATGGATGACATTTCACAGACTACATTCCTAGCAGGACTCGAGCGGCATGAGGAGGCTGCGCTGGCCCAGCTCATCGCACGAAAGCGCCCCCCTGGTGGACTCGAAGAGGCGCGGCAGACGCTCGATACCCTCGAAGTCGCCCGGCTACAAAGCCTCATCCAACGGGCAAAGGCACGCATGCGCCAGCCCGACCAGCAACCCGACGATATGGCCGCCGAGCAGGAACACGTCATTGAGTTGACCGCACAGCTTAAAGAAAGCCTTGACCGCTTGCGACCTGCCCAGCATTAG
- a CDS encoding chemotaxis protein CheW: MSRTCGGAVIWDDVEKEALRRVLWRLSEFTGVRILTYCVMHNHFHVLAEVPNRESWLEQRFSGPEGEARLLRHLRILYSRSYIESLQVELAEWRKCGQERLAQERLEGIRRRFCDLTVFIKEVKERFSRWYNKRHQRKGTLWMDRFKSVLVEGRDEPLLTMALYIDLNPVRAGICADPQNYRWCGYAEALAGDVACQRGICRVMAHDEDAWLRHSVGEGYRRMLFDTAVEVLDDEGKVVRSGITRRAAEDVLLTGGKLSRGDLIRHRVRYFSDGVALGGRDFVEAVFRRRRRQFSPQRKNGARHLAEADGQLFSLRNLRVRPIG, encoded by the coding sequence ATGTCTCGCACCTGCGGCGGAGCTGTGATCTGGGATGATGTGGAAAAGGAGGCGCTGCGGCGTGTTCTTTGGCGTCTGTCGGAGTTCACGGGGGTGCGCATTTTGACCTACTGTGTCATGCATAATCACTTCCATGTTTTGGCGGAGGTGCCAAATCGGGAGTCGTGGTTGGAGCAGCGTTTTTCAGGCCCTGAGGGCGAGGCGAGGCTGCTTCGCCACCTGCGGATTCTGTATAGCCGAAGCTATATCGAGTCTCTCCAGGTGGAGCTGGCAGAATGGAGAAAATGCGGTCAGGAGCGCCTTGCGCAGGAGCGATTGGAGGGGATTCGGCGGCGTTTTTGCGATCTGACGGTCTTCATCAAAGAGGTGAAGGAGCGTTTCTCACGGTGGTATAACAAACGTCACCAGCGCAAGGGGACCCTTTGGATGGATCGCTTCAAATCGGTGCTCGTGGAGGGGCGAGATGAGCCTCTTTTGACAATGGCGTTGTATATTGATTTGAATCCTGTTCGTGCCGGTATTTGCGCTGATCCGCAGAATTACCGCTGGTGTGGTTACGCAGAGGCCTTGGCGGGTGATGTGGCATGCCAGCGTGGTATTTGCCGCGTGATGGCGCATGATGAGGATGCTTGGCTGAGGCACTCTGTTGGTGAGGGATACCGGCGCATGCTTTTCGATACGGCAGTGGAGGTCTTGGATGATGAGGGAAAGGTCGTGCGCAGTGGAATCACCCGCCGTGCAGCCGAGGACGTGTTGCTCACGGGTGGAAAGCTCTCACGGGGCGATCTGATCCGTCACAGAGTGCGTTACTTTAGCGATGGTGTGGCGCTGGGTGGTCGAGATTTTGTGGAGGCAGTTTTTCGCCGCAGACGTCGACAGTTTAGTCCGCAGCGCAAAAATGGGGCGAGGCACCTCGCTGAAGCGGATGGGCAGCTTTTTTCACTGCGAAATTTACGCGTTAGGCCCATCGGATAG